One Olsenella sp. oral taxon 807 DNA segment encodes these proteins:
- a CDS encoding ABC transporter permease — MGAFIYFRKNKKKAVLISLVIALAAFCIYFITTLVGSVYATAFDAGVVPFSKFSVAVYKGKAEDGGISQIENLADIDKYYQVGVSSMQISTVMGTTSSYVILTDQTGELKEILDRCGITSDVEVNDLRENDLILHQDLLTNKKKKIGDKLEELRITGVYKGDVKEAFGLVSEEDFFTIGGPQSYLIFPKEGRMTDLNQELSDFDQGEWTIQSYDSALSNLDKDFSTINLILTIVVIMVSICIAIALAALVYTMYSHRYEEFAILNAMGYRKGQISKMIFVEIIMISTIATATGYALSLIALTLVNHFVYSGMGQTMQIFSIRNSLYTLILPLLVTVCALVSILQKLNGTDLISIIERR; from the coding sequence GTGGGGGCATTCATATATTTCCGAAAAAATAAGAAGAAGGCAGTACTAATCAGTCTCGTCATTGCCCTAGCTGCTTTCTGCATCTATTTCATTACAACTCTGGTAGGCTCTGTATACGCAACCGCCTTTGACGCCGGTGTAGTTCCTTTCAGTAAGTTTTCTGTAGCAGTGTATAAGGGAAAGGCAGAGGACGGTGGGATATCTCAAATTGAGAATCTAGCAGATATAGATAAATATTATCAGGTTGGGGTTTCCAGCATGCAAATCAGCACTGTAATGGGAACCACCTCCTCCTATGTTATCCTGACTGACCAAACAGGCGAACTAAAGGAAATCCTGGATAGGTGCGGAATAACGAGCGATGTGGAAGTCAATGACCTTAGGGAGAATGATCTGATTCTCCATCAGGATTTATTAACGAATAAGAAGAAAAAGATAGGGGACAAGTTAGAAGAGCTAAGGATCACAGGTGTCTATAAGGGAGATGTTAAAGAAGCCTTTGGTCTAGTGTCGGAAGAAGACTTCTTTACCATTGGTGGTCCCCAAAGCTATTTAATTTTTCCTAAAGAAGGCCGGATGACAGATCTCAATCAGGAATTGAGTGATTTTGACCAAGGAGAATGGACAATTCAGTCTTACGACTCTGCACTCAGCAATCTGGATAAGGACTTCTCTACTATTAACTTAATTCTTACTATTGTTGTCATTATGGTCTCTATCTGCATTGCAATAGCTTTGGCGGCGTTGGTTTACACCATGTATTCCCACCGCTATGAGGAGTTTGCTATTCTCAATGCTATGGGGTACAGAAAAGGACAGATTTCGAAGATGATATTTGTAGAGATTATCATGATTTCGACCATAGCTACGGCAACAGGCTATGCACTCTCGTTGATAGCTCTGACACTGGTGAACCACTTTGTCTATTCCGGAATGGGACAGACTATGCAAATATTTTCTATCCGCAACAGCCTGTATACGCTTATCCTGCCTTTATTGGTAACTGTATGTGCGTTGGTATCCATTCTACAAAAGCTGAATGGCACAGATCTAATTTCGATCATAGAGAGGAGATGA